The Nicotiana tomentosiformis chromosome 2, ASM39032v3, whole genome shotgun sequence genome includes the window tataaatgatacggacaagatccatgtctaggtaaactcattacaatataaataactaaggcaagtccatgccctgggaaatccatcctgaatatacataatcatctacgctcactgggggtgtgtacagactccggaggggctccttcagcccatgcgtgatataaagcctttatggcctactacaggcggggcaatcccgatccgtataataataaagcctataaggccgactatagacgggcatccccgatccataaaatagcaAAGCcgataaggcctgctgcaggcgggtagccccgatccagaacaataatattgtataaagccattctggcctgctatatgcgggcaaccccgatccatttaatgataacatatataaagccaatatggccttctgagatagcctctagtataatggtcataaccttttgtacaaatcTCTAactgatgaatggtttaactttctgaaaactatacaccaagggctataacttacatttgttgctcatctccaaattccttatagattgcgagatttacgcttccaaagtcagccctgtgcaacagagattttcaaactcttgccagacagcctgtagtttatccaccatacctttttgtacacaactccaaatgacaaattgtTTACTTTTCTGAAAACGAGACACAAAGggttacaactttcatttttagatcatctccaaattccttatatattgcgagatatgagcctccaaattTAGAAGACGGACAACAAaaattccttcttcgtgaacgcgtagaacaaagtctcaacagcaaaatccttcttcgcgaacgcgaagaacaatactaGAACCAGCAACcaacagcatcaaaacacccaaacttggtctggaaccaccccgaatcaaacccgaggcccccgggaccccgtccaatcgtaccaaccagccccaatacataacacaaacctgctcgaggcctcaaatcacatcaaacaacatcaaaaccacgaatcataccccaattcaagcataatgaatcttgaaatttcaaatttctgcaaacgacgtcggaacctatcaaatcaagtctgattgacctcaaattttgcacacaagtcataaatgacataatggacctattataattttcagaatcgaattctgaccctaatatcaaaaagtcaaccccgcggtgaaacttctcaaaaattcaactttcagcatttcaagcctaatttcactacagacctccaaataactttctggacacgctcataagtccaaaatcaccatacagagctattggaatcaccagaattcaaatctgaggtcgtttacatataagtcgacatccggttaacttttccaacttaagtttttaattataagactaagtgtctcatttcaccccgaaatccttccggacccaaatcaactaacccagtaagtcataaaataactgtaaagaataaattgagcagtaaatgggggaatggcgttataatacttaaaatgaccggccgagtcgttacgaGAATTGACTAAGACCAATCTACAAGTTCAAACAACTTTCAGTTGTACTCATGTTCACTTATTGAGAATTGAAATCATAATATTTTCTAATCCTAAGTGTATCTCACTGAATGAAGAGAGATTCCCATATATCACATAATATATAGATACAGGATCAAAGAAGGGCATAGATAAAAAATAcgctcactctcaacaaagaagtACCTCAAGCTACTGGAAATAACCATAAGCTTGACTATCATGTGGTTCTCCACTAACATAAGAGTCTCTGAGTTAAGATCATGTAGGACTTTTTCAAGGTTGTAAAGTGGCttagggatgggtaggatacatataGATAATAAAGACTCAAATTCCCTATGGGCACTACACATTTATTTTATCTCTTAAGTACAATTGACTTTCATATCATTTAAAGAATAAACCTCTGTTTTGTTTCATCCCTTTCgaatttgtttttaaattttttttttatggaGTTGCCAACTTTTCTTTGTtgctattttttcttctttttttttgtttttttgaaattCGGAAGCaactattttttttatagttCTCATGACAACATCTCAAAAGATCGAAAACCTCAAACAATTATTCTTTcactaattatttttataattacacaTCACGCCTAGATCTTTATATTCAGATCAACTCTTAAAGTGCCCAAAAGGGAATTGGGTGAACAAAAAATAAGTCATAACAACAAATATGCTAAGGGTTAAAGCTTGGCGACCAACAAAATAAGAGACAATTTATTTAGGCTCAACTGGGCTAACTAGGGATAAAAATCATTAAGGTAGATCAATTTAGGCTATGGCTCAACAAAGAAGGCCTACGTTCATTTCTTAACTCAAATATCAACCTAGAATTTTGCCTCAATCCACATTCAAGGCAAGTTCTAGATTTCCAGATAAGCAGGAGGACTAGACAATAGAAGCTAACCGCACAATACACTTGGGCCAACGAAAACTATAATTTCAATCAGCAATAAGTAAGTATAAGCTTAGAAAAGTAATCATAAAATCCGTGAATGGTACTTAATCGAATTCGTCTTTTCTAAGTGTCATGCTTTTCAAGTCAAATCAAGTTTAGCCAACTAATTTACCAAAATAAGTTAAAATAACTAAAAGTCCTAAAACAAATGTTCAGTTCAAAATATTACGACCGTGGCAAAGAACTGAACAAGAAATCCATGGAAGTACATGAAATAAGTTGCTTTTAGAATAAAGCAactcaaattttattttattttcagtttttaaatttttttataattttactaAAAACACATTTTTTTAGTTGTAAAATATACGTTTTATTTTTATACTTAAAAGAAACACATATATAACAAACATATTCCTCTACCTCCAAGCTTAAATAATGTCATGTCCTCATgacaaataaattaaaaataaaaggagaTAAAGGAGCTTTCTTGATTTGTTTTTCGATTCTGGACTCATTTCCTTTTTCTTGGCTTCTCAAGGTTTCTCTCATATAACAAAGACAAGATTATGACaaagaaaatattctttttcatgGTAGGACAAAAAACTTTCATTGTCGAAATCATGGGAGTATTTCTTGATCATTGCAAAATATATTAATACATACtacatacacacatatatataataaaacacaaacatgcaattattattattattattattattattattattttatatatataaaaactaattttattatatatatatatttactaaaAAGGAGATATTATATGTTACTACTAATAATTACTTAAAAGATTAAAGAGAAGGGAAGAAAATAGTTCTGAGTTTAACGTTGCCAGCTCGACTTATTTTAAATATTAGGCAAAAAGGATTTTTAAAGCCTGTTTGTTGAAGAATCTGCTGATATAAGGCTTCAAACGATGACCGTTTACTTTGAATTTATCTCCCCCATCTGCATGTTGTACTTCAATGGCACCATAGGGGGTCACTCCTGTTACTGTATATGGTCCTGTCCAGTGTGACTTAAACTTTCCTCGGAATAATCTCAATCGGCTATTGTACAACAGAACTTGATCTCCAACTTTAAAATCTTTATGGCGGATGAGATTGTCATGCCATTATTTTGTCTTTTCCTTGTACAATTTAGCATTTTTGTATGTTGTAAGTCTGAACTCTTCCAACTCATCAAGCTGCAATAGACGATTTTTACCTGCATCTGGCAAGTTTAGATTCAATAATTTTATAGCCGAATATGCTTTATGTTCTAATTCTACAGGTAAATGACAAGCTTTCCCAAAAACTAGTCTATAAGGAGATGTGCCTATGGGAGTTTTATAAGCAGTTCTGTATGCCCATAAAATATCATTCAATTTTAAAGATCAATCTTTTCGAGAAGAACCAACAATTCTTtctaaaattctttttaattctctgttggaaacttctacttgccCGCTTGTTTGAGCATGATATGGAGTTCCTGTTTTATGAGTTAATCCATATTTTAACAACAAACTAGCAAATTGTCTATTTATAAAATGAGTTCCTTGATCACTTATTATAACTCGTGGAGTTCCAAatctagaaaaaatatttttcttgagaAAAGCACAAACAATATGAGCATCATTGTTTCTAGTAGCAATTGCTTCTACCTATTTTGAAACATAGTTAACAACTACCAAAATATATTCATAGCCGTTTGAAGGAGGAAAaagacccataaaatcaatgccccaTACATCAAAGATTTCACACACAAAAATAGAGTTAAGAGGCATTTCGCCCCTTTTTGAAATGTTACCGATTCTCTGGCATTTATCACAAGTGGCGACATAATTCCTTGTATCTTTGAATAGAGTAGGCCAGAAAAATCCAACTTCAAGTACTTTAGTTGCTGTCTTTCTTCCTCCATAGTGTCCTCCTACAACCCCATCATAGCAGTGACTTAAGATGTTGTTCATTTCTCTCCGGTACACATCTCTTGATTAAGTCATCTTCacaaaatttaaacaagtaaggaTCTTCCCTGTAATAATATCTTGCTTTTTTTTAagttttttcttttgttcataagaaaaaTCTTTTGGAATCCATCCTCCAGCCAAGTAGTTGGCAATATCATCAAACCAATTTGGTCGATTTATAACGGTTGTGACTGAAAATATATGTTCATCAGGAAATTCCCCTTTGATATATTTTATTTCAGCAGGTGGATTTTCCAAATGAGACAAATGATCAGCTACCTGATTCTCAGAACCTTTTCGATCTTTTATTTTAAGATTGAATTCTTGCAGAAGTAGTATCCATCTTAGTAATCTGGGTCTAGCATCTTTCTTTGCTAAGAGGTACTTTAAAGTTGCATGATCAGTATAAATTGTAACCTTTGTTCCTATCAAATAGGAACGAAATTTGTCAAACGCAAATACTACTGCTAGTAGTTCCTTCTCAGTTGTAGCATAATTATTTTGAGCTTCATTAAGTGTTCTAATGGCGTAGTAAATAGGCCTAAAACTCTTGTCTCTCTTTTGTCCCAGTATCGCTCCAACTGCtatatcacttgcatcacacattatTTCAAATGGTTCGCTCCAATCAGGAGAAACAACAATTGGAGCATTAGTCAATTGTTTATTGAGAATCTCAAATGCTTTCCTGCAATTATCTGAAAATTCAAACTTCACATCTTTCATCAGTAGATTAGTCAAaggttttaaaatttttgaaaaatcttttataaacctTCTATAAAAACCTGCATGCCCTAAGAAACTTCTAATGCCTTTAACAGTGGTGGGGGTAATCCTGCTATAAGATCAATTTTAGCCTTATCAACTTCTATCCATTTAGCAAAAATTTTATGTCCTAAAACAATTCCCTTTattaccatgaagtgacatttttcACAATTAAGAACCAAATTTGTCTCTTCACATCTTTTTAACACCAAAGTAAAATGATAGAGACGGTCTTTAAATGTCTTACCAAAAAGTGTGAAATCATCCATAAACATTTCAAAAAACTTTTCAGTCATGTCTGAGAAAATTGCCGACATGCAACGCTGAAATGTAGTAGGAGCGTTGCATAGTCCAAATGGCATTCTTCGATAAGCATATGTACCTTGGGGGCATGTGAatgttgtaatgacccaaccggtcattttaacttttagaaccccgttcccctaaataaaactccctgtatgcacttttattaatttatgacttgcggggatggttggttcgtgatttgggagtgttcgggttgaaataggaacacttggttccttaagttagctttaaaaggccaagtttgatttcggtcaacattttgagaaaacgcccccggaatcaggatttgacggtttcaataactccgtatggtaattttggacttaggagcgtgttcggaattttatttgaaagtcctagttaaattagggttgaaatggctaaaacaagaatttaagtttggaagtttgaccggggagttgactttttgatatcggagtcggaatccagtttcgaaaactttcatagctctgttatatcatttatgacttgtgtgcaaaattttgaggtcaatcggacttgatttgataggtttcgacaccgaatgtagaagttggaaatcttaagtttcattaatcttgaattggaggatgattcgtggttttagcgttgtttggtgtgatttgagggtctgactaagttcgtatgatattttgggacttgttggtataactAGTTGAGGTCCTgtggggatcgggtgagtttcggacggctaacagatcattCTTTGGCTTTTGGGAGATTGCTGATAACTGCTGGAGTTTTCTTCTGAtctccttatacgcgatcgtgtaAGTTTGTCTGTgatcgcgtagggtaatttgggcagaggtggattttttctacgcgatcgcatgaatggggttgcgatcgcataggcttaatTTGGGCAGATGGAAATTTGTTCTATGTGATCACATGGGCAAGTCCGTGcgcgtaggttgggccagtctgtgcatcgcgatcgcgtagagatgTTTGCGATGGGGTAAGGGAAACTGGGGAGGAGCTGGGCCACACGCCTAATGCTTCATGATCACGTGAGGAGGTTCGCAATTGTGTAGGTTTACGGAGtcagtgcttcgcgattgcgtgagactttctgcgatcgcgtagagttaactTTGGGCAGTGTTGgaattgttcttcgtgatcgcgggaggaagttcgcgatcgcgtaaaagaaatcactgggcagcgAGTCTAAGTATTTTcaatttttaacgatttggagctcggatttaggcaatttttgggagattttcagagaaaacaatgggggtaactgttcttaactcaatattgattaaattagccgaatccatcactgtttttatcatttaattgacaaattaagttggaaaagtttgaaaaccttcttggatatatttgagaatttgaggaccgaattgttatcggaatttagtaagtttggtatgggtagactcgtggttgagtgagcattcatatttcataactttcgtcggattccgagacgtgagacccacagacgatttttgaattaatttcggatttttattgaaacatgtagtattttcttatggaattgattcctataatatttagtgattgtaacaaattattttggctagattcgagccaaacagagttggataattgtggaaaaggtcttctagtggattaaattggagcaaattgaggtaagtctcttatctaatcttgtgaggggaaaattaccccataggtaattaaagtaataattgttactaattgtaggggctacgtactcacgaggtgacgagagtccgtacgtagctactattaatgctaaagtccgggtagtttggggctcaaagcatgaattacttgtgtaaattgtattctttgtttatatatatattgtgaattgttagataaaaatattaaaggatgaaaatctcatatacttgatttttctgtttaaattaattaattgttaagagaaattgttcttcctcccgaatttatcttataataaatatactctactTCCGGATttatataagaaaatgtcctcctttcttgtggagcgggactaacgcctcggcaagatagatgcatctatggatcgcgccgcacgtccctcggcagtgtacacgacactctggatcaggccgcacgacctcggtagaaatcgtgcttaataataataattacaagatatttggatagtttattgcagcttgtgaagctaattgataaattaaaaatctttgaaatttaaagaattaattatctctgcttgttaaggaattattggtaTCTCTATAAATGAGGCTAATTAATAGTTTGAAAATtgctgcatttgaaggaatttaattattcatgctggttaaataaattattgttaactctgtgaatcatgttgatttagatattctagttttatttcaattattattattgacccatagtgagggtcaaagtcggccatctcgtctctaccacttcgagattaggattgatacttactgggtatacactgtttacgtactcatgctacacttgctacactttttgtgcaggatctgaggcaggtactagtggaggacctatcatcacacaTCCACATTATCTAAAAGTGCAGTGGTGAGCTGtcgttctgtcacgacccaatttccccttcgtgtgacgtcgtgacggaacctagtctctacaactaggtaagcctaatattttgcggaataatgaaataaaaatataaatttaaccaactattcaaaaatatacaacaatcccaaaacccggaacattgtgaatcacaaactacatgaggaaaatctagtgtctctatacatcagagtctatcaaaagaaaatacagaagataatggacatggggaagagtataAGAGGACTCCGAGGTCTACAGACGCGGCAaatatactttgaagtctccaaggctgtcccggctcactgatagtgcggctgataaggagtacctggatctgcacacgaaaaacatgtgcagagagtagcacgagtacaccacaatcggtacccagtaagtgccaagcctaacctcggtcgagtagtgatgaggtcaggtcagggccctactggtaaatatataataaaacaagatagagtgCAATACCGCggtaaaataaaggctaaaatttacaagaatgaaatcaaagaaagtaacagctcagtacacagaaacacaacaggagatctcccggaataccgttccgtagtcccaaagtaaatatgcagtacagggggatctcccggaataccgttccgtagtcccaaagtaaatatgcagtgcagaggatctcccggaataccgttacgtagtcccaaagtaaatatgcagtacatggggatctcccggaataccattccgtaatcccaaagtaaatatgcagcgaaaaacaatagaattcaataatGACGGCACGAAAtactacagttcaacctaagtatcATTTAAGGAAGGACATGtcaattcactaaacatgctgcatgtagttcaagtaaacagttaaggcaagtaggcatgctattctaatgTAGCATGATACTACACATGTTGATGAAACTGAAATAAggaagaaatcaggttattacttagtagaaaatgggtatttacacaattagcctgtgtacgtaaTCGTCACCTACATACACGGCTCTCATATATCACAAACAGTACAATTCTTACGGGGAGTTCcttcacacaaggttaggcaagccacttacctcaagtcaagctcaatcaatccgtaagaatgccctttccttgattatccgactctgaatggcccaaagcTAGCCgaacacaattacatatcataaatataacaataatagactcatataattaacgaaatcaacactttaacgaaaattctgaaattaactcaaatatcgaCCGTGGAGGCCACTTCtaggaattgggtaaaagtcataaaatacgaaaacccgttcactcacgagtctaaccatatcaaatttattaaaatccgacaacaaatggtcctccaaatccacaaatcaaacttccaaattcctagcctcaaattccaaattttcaccttaaatacacaccaactaggtggaaaaatacatggggaagcaagattattgatcaaaaataaacacaagataCTTACCTGAAGAGACCCctcaaaatgctctcaagaaatcgccactcccgagctcaaaatgttgaaaatgagcaaaattCGCGAACACTTACATTTATGCGTTCTGTCCAgacatctcgcacctgcgagccttcaaccgcacttGTGGAAATTCCATCGCGGATGCGAATATCACTTAAGGGGGActcagtccgcatctgcgaacaagggccgcttctgcgagcccgcatctgcgcttcTCTTACGCTTCTGCGcgttcgcttctgcggatctatggccgcacctgcggtcccagctgGACAGGGTCAAAaccgcttctacggctccatgGCCACTTCTGCGGCACCACACATGTAGCCCAAagtgcacaggtgcgattacaccaggtgcagcagctccagcaattgcataagtcccaaactcaatccgttaagcacccgaaactcacctgagccccccgggacctcgaccaaacataccaaccaatcctaaaacactatacgaacttagtcgagccctcaaactacatcaaacaacgctaaaattacgaatcatcctccgattcaaacttaaagaatttaaaacttccaaatttgaCAACCGATGCTGAGACCAatcaaaccacgttcgattgaacccaaattttgcatacaagtcttaatcgacattacggacctactccaacttctggaatcggaatttgaccccgatatcaaaattttcactatcggtccaaatatccaaaaattcgactttcgccatttcaagcgtaaataagctacggacctccaaaacacaatccagacacgctcctaagtccaaaatcaccaacggagctaatagaaccgacaaaattccatttcggagtcgtctttacatggatctgactacggtcaaaatcctaagacttttcgtttagggactaagtgtcccaaatcactccaaaaaccaaaacgaaacctcccggcaagtcacaataacaGAAAATGATATGAGAGAAGtggtaaataggggatcgaggctattactcttaaaatgaccgactgggtcgttacatccttccactctaaaaacaatcgttcatcctcgaacgagcataaagacatacccgAAGTGGTGAAGAGATGAGGGTAacgactgcgcatatcatgcccggtctcccaagtcgcctcctcgaccagctgttcccttcactgaaccttcacggaagcaatgttctttgatcttagctttctgacctgcctgtctaaaatagccactggctcctcaacataagatagatccttgtccaactggactgagctgaaatccaacacatgggatggatcgtcgtgatacttccggagcatagaaacatggaataccagatgaactcctgctaggctgggaggtaaggcaagctcataagcaacctccccaatatgccgcaacacctcaaaaggaccaatgaaccttgggctcagcttgcccttctttctaaaCCTCATAACATCCtacatgggcgaaacccggagcaagacctgctcaCCCATCATGAATGCAACATAACGAACCtttcggtctgcataactcttctgtctagactgggctgtgtgaagtctatcctgaatcaccttaaccttctccaaggcatcctgaaccaagtttgtacccaataatctagcctcgctcggctcaaaccatcccactggagaccgacaccgcctaccatacagagcctcacacggtgccatctgaatgttagactgataactgttgttgtaggcaaactctgcaagtggcaataactgatcccaagcacccccaaaatatatcacacaagcacggagcatatcctccagtatcagaatagtgcgctcggactgtccgtccgtctgagggtgaaatgatatgctcaactcaacccgagtacccaactcatgctgtacagctctccagaaccgtgatgtaaactgcgtaccccggtcagagataatagatattgatacgccatgaagcctgacgatctcacgaatgtagattcgagctagctgctcggaagaataggtagtcatcacaggaatgaaatgagccgacttggttagcctatccacaatcacctaaactgcatcaaacctccgctgagtccgtgggagtccaataactaaatctatagtgatccgctcccatttccacttcggaatctctaatttctgaagcaatccacctagtcgttgatgctcatattttacctgttggcaattcagacatcgagctgcatactctactatgtccttcttcattctcctctaccagtaatgttatctcaagtcctgatacatctttgcgacacccggatgaatagagtaccgcgaactgtgagcctcttggagaatcaactcacgcaacccgtctacattgggcacacatagcctgccctacatcctcaatgcaccatcatctccaatagcaACCTCCTTAGAATCAccatgctggaccgtgtccttaaagacaagtagatgggggtcatcatactgacactccctgatatgatcataaagagaagaccaagagaccacacaagccaacactcgactcggctcagaaatatctaatctcacaaacgggctagctaaggcctgaacatccaactccatgggcctctctactgctggtagatatgctaagctccccaaactctctgcccggcgactcaaagcatctgctaccacattggccttcccagggtggtacaaaatagtgatatcataatccttaagtagctccaaccacctcctctgacgcaaattaagatccttctgcttgaacagatgttgcaaactccggtgatcagtgtaaatctcacaaggaacgccgtacaaataatgccgccaaatcttcaaggcatgaacaatagctgctaactcaaggtcgtggacaagatagttcttttcatgtaccttcagttgcctggatgcgtaggcaatcaccttacgttcctgcatcaacaccgcgccgaggccAACTCGCGATGCATCaaaataaactgtataagaccctgaacctgaaggtaata containing:
- the LOC138904784 gene encoding uncharacterized mitochondrial protein AtMg00750-like — its product is MNNILSHCYDGVVGGHYGGRKTATKVLEVGFFWPTLFKDTRNYVATCDKCQRIGNISKRGEMPLNSIFVCEIFDVWGIDFMGLFPPSNGYEYILVVVNYVSK